The Clostridiaceae bacterium HFYG-1003 genome includes a window with the following:
- a CDS encoding MerR family transcriptional regulator, with product MELKINELSRLAGVSVRTLQYYDRIGLLPAAKHPGNGYRIYTAQTIDRLQEILLFRSLGFELKEIGTMIGASAYQRLDALKLQRQLTSRRMDELVQLLKTIDSSIEELEEGITMKKEDKFKGMNFRNNPYEEEAREKWGNEKVDEANARIGAKTDAQLGTMQDQMNEMFAGFAQLRHSDPTGEEAVRLTERFYHFLNKEIGSFYNKEVFKGLGQMYIDDERFTRNLDLWGEGTARFMRDAMANYSDHYLK from the coding sequence TTGGAATTGAAAATCAACGAACTGTCTCGTCTGGCAGGTGTCAGCGTACGGACGCTCCAATACTATGACCGGATCGGACTATTGCCTGCGGCAAAGCATCCAGGTAACGGGTATCGGATCTATACGGCGCAAACCATCGACCGTCTGCAGGAAATCCTCCTGTTCCGCTCCCTCGGTTTCGAGCTGAAGGAAATCGGAACCATGATCGGGGCATCGGCTTATCAGCGTCTGGATGCCCTGAAATTGCAGCGACAGCTGACCAGCCGGCGAATGGATGAGCTGGTTCAGCTGCTGAAGACCATTGATTCATCCATTGAGGAACTGGAGGAGGGAATAACCATGAAAAAGGAAGACAAATTCAAAGGAATGAATTTCAGAAACAATCCCTATGAGGAAGAGGCCCGGGAGAAATGGGGCAATGAGAAAGTAGATGAGGCCAATGCCAGAATCGGAGCAAAGACGGACGCCCAGTTGGGAACAATGCAGGATCAGATGAATGAAATGTTCGCCGGCTTCGCGCAGCTTCGGCACAGCGATCCGACCGGAGAGGAGGCAGTTCGATTGACGGAGCGATTCTATCACTTCCTTAACAAGGAAATTGGCAGCTTCTATAATAAAGAAGTATTCAAGGGTCTTGGTCAGATGTATATTGACGATGAACGCTTTACCCGAAACCTGGATCTTTGGGGAGAAGGGACAGCCAGGTTTATGCGTGACGCCATGGCAAACTATTCCGATCATTACCTCAAATAG
- a CDS encoding D-2-hydroxyacid dehydrogenase → MIRILATDGMEASAVDKLKSLGYEVIEKFYEPEELKTAVKDVDVMVVRSATKVKKDIIDAAAETGRLKLVIRGGVGIDNIDKPYAEEKGIKVTNTPAASSASVAELTIGHMFSMARFIGIANATMRNGEWNKKKYEGIELAGKTLGLIGFGRIAKEVAKRAEVLGMNVVYNKRSGAEAEEETARFVDLETLIKNSDFISLHIPKQKDKDYLIGKEEIEMMKDGVFLINTARGGLIDEDALVEALDSGKVSAAALDVFKEEPTKNEKITKHAKISMTPHIGAATKEAQTRIGGEIVQIIEDFFSKE, encoded by the coding sequence ATGATCAGAATCCTGGCAACGGACGGAATGGAAGCATCTGCCGTTGATAAACTGAAATCTCTTGGCTACGAAGTCATCGAAAAATTCTACGAACCGGAAGAGTTAAAGACTGCCGTGAAAGATGTCGATGTCATGGTCGTTCGTTCTGCCACAAAAGTGAAAAAGGACATCATTGACGCCGCGGCTGAAACCGGACGGCTCAAGCTGGTAATCCGCGGCGGTGTTGGAATTGACAACATCGACAAGCCCTACGCAGAAGAAAAGGGGATCAAAGTCACCAACACTCCGGCTGCCTCCTCCGCTTCTGTCGCGGAGCTGACCATCGGCCATATGTTCTCCATGGCCCGGTTCATTGGAATTGCCAACGCTACCATGCGCAACGGCGAGTGGAACAAGAAGAAATACGAAGGCATCGAGCTGGCTGGCAAGACTTTAGGTCTGATCGGTTTTGGCCGGATCGCCAAGGAAGTCGCAAAGCGCGCTGAAGTTCTGGGCATGAATGTTGTCTACAACAAGCGTTCCGGAGCAGAGGCAGAAGAAGAAACCGCTCGCTTTGTTGATCTGGAGACATTGATCAAGAATTCCGATTTCATTTCCCTGCATATCCCCAAGCAGAAAGACAAGGATTATCTCATCGGCAAGGAAGAAATCGAAATGATGAAGGATGGCGTATTCCTGATCAACACCGCCAGAGGCGGACTCATTGACGAGGATGCCTTGGTTGAAGCGCTGGATTCCGGAAAAGTATCTGCCGCCGCTTTGGATGTTTTCAAGGAAGAACCGACCAAGAACGAAAAAATTACCAAGCATGCCAAAATCTCCATGACTCCCCACATCGGAGCGGCCACCAAGGAAGCTCAGACCAGAATCGGCGGAGAAATTGTTCAGATTATAGAAGATTTCTTTTCAAAAGAATAA
- the serC gene encoding 3-phosphoserine/phosphohydroxythreonine transaminase — MENKRIFNFSAGPSELPLEVLETAAKEMTNYNASGMGVMEMSHRSKVYDQIFKETEAKFRKVFAVPDNYKVLFLQGGATMQFAQIPMNLLTKNKKADYIVTGSFSGKAKQEAEKYGEINVAFSGKAEGFTRIPRQEELKLSPDADYVHYCDNNTIYGTKWDYIPETGNVPLVCDMSSCILSEPVDVSKFGLIYAGAQKNMGPAGLAVVIIREDLIGEPQPGTPVMLEYKTMAENDSMYNTPNTWAIYVLGLVLDWVEANGGTAGMNELAVKRSQMIYDYIEQSEGYYKNPNDEASRSKMNVVFRLPNEELEAKFVKESAAAGMSNLKGHRSAGGIRASIYNAMPVEGVEYLVDFMKKFKENNPV, encoded by the coding sequence ATGGAAAACAAGAGAATTTTTAATTTCTCAGCCGGCCCCTCTGAATTGCCTTTAGAGGTACTTGAAACTGCTGCCAAGGAAATGACCAACTATAACGCATCCGGAATGGGTGTCATGGAAATGTCACACCGCTCCAAGGTTTACGACCAGATTTTCAAGGAAACCGAAGCCAAATTCAGAAAAGTATTTGCTGTTCCGGACAATTATAAGGTATTGTTCCTGCAGGGCGGCGCTACGATGCAGTTTGCCCAGATTCCGATGAATCTTTTGACCAAGAACAAGAAGGCTGACTACATTGTCACCGGCTCTTTCTCAGGCAAAGCGAAGCAGGAAGCTGAAAAGTACGGGGAAATCAATGTAGCCTTCTCCGGCAAAGCCGAGGGCTTCACACGGATTCCGCGCCAGGAAGAACTCAAGCTGTCCCCGGATGCGGATTATGTTCACTACTGCGACAACAACACCATTTATGGAACCAAGTGGGATTATATTCCGGAAACCGGCAATGTACCGCTGGTTTGCGACATGTCATCCTGCATCCTGTCCGAGCCGGTCGATGTATCCAAATTCGGCCTGATTTATGCGGGCGCTCAGAAAAACATGGGACCTGCCGGATTGGCTGTTGTCATTATCCGCGAAGATCTGATCGGCGAACCTCAGCCAGGAACTCCCGTCATGCTTGAATACAAGACCATGGCAGAGAATGATTCCATGTACAACACCCCCAACACCTGGGCGATCTATGTACTGGGACTGGTTCTTGACTGGGTGGAAGCCAATGGCGGAACCGCAGGCATGAATGAACTCGCTGTCAAGCGCAGCCAGATGATTTACGACTACATCGAACAGTCTGAAGGTTATTATAAGAACCCCAATGACGAGGCATCCAGATCCAAGATGAATGTCGTATTCCGTCTTCCCAATGAAGAGCTGGAGGCCAAGTTCGTCAAGGAATCGGCTGCTGCCGGTATGAGCAACCTCAAGGGTCACCGGTCTGCCGGCGGAATCCGCGCATCCATCTACAATGCCATGCCGGTGGAAGGTGTGGAATACCTGGTTGATTTCATGAAGAAATTCAAGGAAAACAATCCTGTCTAA
- a CDS encoding MarR family transcriptional regulator, with amino-acid sequence MSKNYPQVTSYLYDLMIILHKKIFNPLVISKAIHLTPAQFSVLFYLRRRDNSSVTDVAKYLKISKPNMTPILDALIKKGYLKRTRDEKDRRVIRLHLTASGKHFYENLKAANTHIVEDLFSEYSEEDLEQIMFHSSHLLNLIKNVSELMRDEDFNYEPGKEFELPEETFEDLPLTEEENSESDPNEEDDSEPNP; translated from the coding sequence ATGAGCAAGAACTATCCCCAAGTTACCTCCTACCTGTATGATCTGATGATCATCCTGCACAAGAAGATTTTCAATCCCTTGGTGATTTCCAAGGCGATCCACCTGACCCCTGCACAATTTTCGGTCCTGTTCTATCTGAGACGGCGAGACAATTCCTCAGTAACTGACGTTGCCAAATATCTGAAGATTTCCAAACCGAATATGACTCCGATCCTGGATGCCCTGATCAAGAAAGGCTATCTGAAACGGACCCGGGATGAGAAGGATCGGCGTGTGATTCGACTCCACCTGACCGCCTCCGGCAAACACTTCTATGAGAATTTGAAGGCGGCCAATACCCACATCGTCGAAGATCTGTTCAGCGAATACAGCGAAGAGGATCTGGAACAGATCATGTTCCATTCCTCCCACCTGCTTAATCTGATCAAGAACGTCTCCGAGCTGATGAGAGATGAGGACTTTAACTATGAGCCAGGCAAAGAGTTTGAATTGCCCGAGGAAACATTTGAAGATCTCCCCCTCACGGAGGAAGAAAATTCTGAATCAGACCCCAATGAAGAGGATGATTCAGAGCCGAATCCTTAA
- a CDS encoding DUF1015 family protein, giving the protein MKVRPFKAVRPSKERADKVAALPYDVMDSDEAREMVKDNPYSFLHVDKAEIDLPREMDQYDDQVYAKAKANIDKFLEEGTFIRDGKPNFYIYRLIMGDIEETGIVGAASVDDYMEDRIKKHEFTREAKERDRIRHVDTTNANTGPIFLTYPEKAEISALVNEWTAKTPEYDFTAEDGVRHTVWVVDEDSAIETIQKAFDEIPALYIADGHHRAASAVKVGKMRRDANPSYTGEEEFNYFLSVIFPSNQLKIMDYNRILKDLNGMTEEELLAKLSEKFEVEEYKGEGQYRPEKKHTYGLYLPGKWYKLTAKPEILQDTDVLKSLDVSVLSENVLAPIFDIKDQRTSERIDFVGGIRGLGELEKRVNEDGFAAAIALYPTDIEDLMKIADSGRVMPPKSTWFEPKLRSGLFLHELD; this is encoded by the coding sequence ATGAAAGTTAGACCTTTTAAAGCGGTTCGTCCTTCCAAGGAGCGAGCTGACAAAGTGGCTGCACTTCCTTATGATGTCATGGATTCCGATGAAGCCCGTGAGATGGTAAAGGACAATCCTTACTCATTCCTGCATGTGGACAAAGCTGAAATTGACCTGCCGCGTGAGATGGATCAGTATGATGATCAGGTCTACGCCAAGGCAAAAGCCAACATCGACAAGTTCCTGGAAGAAGGAACCTTCATCCGGGATGGCAAGCCGAATTTCTATATCTATCGCCTGATCATGGGTGATATTGAGGAAACGGGAATTGTCGGAGCTGCTTCCGTGGATGACTACATGGAAGACCGGATCAAGAAGCATGAATTCACCCGGGAAGCCAAGGAAAGAGACCGGATCCGCCACGTGGATACCACCAACGCCAACACCGGACCCATCTTCCTGACTTACCCGGAGAAAGCAGAAATTTCCGCTCTGGTGAATGAATGGACCGCGAAAACTCCGGAATATGACTTCACAGCGGAAGACGGCGTTCGGCACACCGTTTGGGTTGTCGACGAAGACAGCGCCATCGAAACCATCCAGAAGGCCTTTGATGAAATTCCTGCCCTCTATATTGCTGACGGCCATCACCGGGCAGCTTCTGCCGTTAAAGTCGGCAAGATGAGACGGGATGCCAATCCAAGCTACACTGGCGAAGAAGAGTTCAACTACTTCCTTTCCGTCATATTCCCGTCCAACCAGCTGAAAATCATGGATTACAACCGGATTCTCAAGGACCTGAACGGAATGACCGAAGAAGAACTTCTGGCCAAGCTGTCTGAAAAGTTTGAAGTGGAAGAATATAAGGGAGAAGGCCAGTACCGCCCCGAAAAGAAACACACCTACGGACTGTATCTTCCCGGCAAATGGTACAAGCTCACCGCGAAACCCGAGATTCTGCAGGACACTGATGTTCTGAAATCCCTCGATGTTTCCGTTCTGTCTGAGAATGTACTCGCTCCGATTTTTGACATCAAGGATCAGCGGACTTCAGAGCGCATCGACTTCGTCGGAGGAATCCGCGGACTGGGCGAGCTGGAAAAACGCGTGAACGAAGACGGCTTCGCCGCTGCCATCGCGCTGTATCCAACCGATATCGAAGACCTGATGAAGATCGCCGATTCCGGACGGGTCATGCCGCCAAAATCCACCTGGTTTGAACCAAAGCTCCGTTCCGGACTGTTCCTGCACGAACTGGACTAG